In the Flagellimonas sp. HMM57 genome, one interval contains:
- the serS gene encoding serine--tRNA ligase, whose translation MLQLHKIREDKDTIINALKKRNIDAEPVLSAIIDLDEKRRAIQTELDNTLAKSNKLSKEIGMLFKSGKAKEATALKEQTTDFKEASKQLGEELTATSSELQELLYQIPNVPHDSVPAGNSDEDNEEIFKEGEIPKLGEGALPHWELAKKYDIIDFELGVKVTGAGFPIYKGKGARLQRALIAYFLDKNTEAGYTELQLPLVVNEASGYGTGQLPDKEGQMYHVQNDDLYLIPTAEVPITNIHRDDIVPQENFPIKYTGYTPCFRREAGSYGAHVRGLNRLHQFDKVELVRIEKPNHSYQALDEMTEHVKDILRELKLPYRILRLCGGDLGFTAALTFDFEVFSTAQDRWLEISSVSNFETFQANRLKLRFKDENGKSQLAHTLNGSSLALPRVLAGILENYQTKDGIKIPEVLVPYCGFDMIN comes from the coding sequence ATGCTTCAATTACACAAAATTAGAGAGGACAAAGACACTATAATCAACGCTTTAAAAAAGCGAAATATTGATGCAGAACCCGTATTGTCGGCCATTATCGATTTAGACGAAAAAAGACGTGCCATCCAGACCGAATTGGACAATACGTTGGCAAAATCCAATAAACTTTCAAAAGAAATCGGAATGCTTTTCAAATCAGGAAAGGCAAAAGAAGCCACTGCGTTGAAAGAACAAACTACCGATTTTAAGGAAGCTTCAAAACAATTGGGAGAAGAACTTACTGCGACTTCTTCTGAGTTACAGGAATTACTGTATCAAATTCCCAACGTACCGCATGATTCTGTTCCAGCAGGAAATTCTGATGAGGATAACGAAGAAATTTTTAAAGAGGGAGAGATTCCTAAACTAGGGGAAGGTGCCTTACCGCATTGGGAATTGGCTAAGAAATACGACATCATCGACTTTGAACTTGGTGTAAAGGTCACCGGAGCCGGGTTTCCAATATATAAAGGAAAAGGTGCCCGTTTACAACGTGCGCTCATTGCCTATTTTTTAGATAAAAATACGGAGGCAGGATATACCGAACTTCAATTACCACTTGTGGTCAATGAAGCTTCGGGTTATGGAACAGGACAGTTGCCCGACAAAGAAGGACAGATGTACCATGTACAGAATGATGACCTTTATCTGATTCCAACAGCAGAGGTACCCATTACGAACATTCATAGGGATGATATTGTTCCCCAAGAAAACTTTCCTATAAAGTATACCGGATATACGCCTTGTTTTAGAAGAGAAGCTGGGAGTTACGGAGCACATGTACGCGGACTTAACAGGCTACATCAATTTGATAAGGTAGAATTGGTGAGAATTGAAAAGCCTAATCATTCGTACCAAGCATTGGATGAGATGACAGAGCACGTCAAGGATATCCTTAGGGAACTCAAATTGCCTTACCGTATTCTTCGTCTTTGCGGAGGTGATTTAGGCTTTACAGCTGCCCTAACATTTGATTTTGAGGTTTTTTCGACCGCGCAGGACCGATGGTTGGAAATAAGTTCCGTATCCAATTTTGAAACCTTTCAGGCAAATCGGTTAAAACTTCGATTTAAGGATGAAAACGGCAAAAGTCAATTGGCCCATACCTTAAACGGCAGTTCTTTGGCATTGCCACGTGTTTTGGCGGGAATCTTGGAAAACTACCAAACAAAAGACGGTATCAAAATACCTGAAGTTTTGGTTCCCTATTGTGGTTTTGATATGATCAACTAG
- a CDS encoding tetratricopeptide repeat protein, which translates to MLSTSAYTQEDFLAKQYFTDGDYEKAVVFYEKLVDKHPRRTDYGEGLVACYQQLERYEDAEHFLLNKIEDSNAFPTFFIELGYNYTLQDQPEKATIYYENAIKKIDENPNFGYSVGYRFQKYALLDQAVMAYNRAMELNPDLNYDYQLARIYGEKGNIEQMYQAYLNLIYEGRTSRSNVLRNIDDFISEDPEDTNNVLLRKVLLKNAQKNPDTLWNELLSWLFIQQKQYSSALAQEKAIYKRTGEGSLDRLENLGQIALDDKQQEIAASIFEYIVENSNSGQVRLNAQLHLIDIELGGEGKKKLETVEKKFQALIEEYGIQSRTLQLQIAYANFLTFKKETPAPAIAMLKESLELPMGRTAVAYVKLALGDILVYDQKFNQALIYFTQIQKSLKNDVLGQDARFKVAQTSFYKGDFDWALTQLKVLRGSTSQLIANDAMQLSLLISDNSLEDSTQTALKKYARADLLAYQNKNKEAIEALEDILQNHKGEKIEDEALLRQGQLLETQKSYETAEFNYKKIVEFYADGILADDAHFALGELYRNILDEPEKAKTHYEKIIYNYQDSYYFPKARKNFRRLRGDIIN; encoded by the coding sequence GTGCTATCAACTTCGGCATATACCCAGGAGGACTTCTTGGCCAAACAGTATTTTACCGACGGGGATTATGAGAAGGCAGTAGTTTTTTATGAAAAATTGGTCGACAAACATCCTCGCCGAACCGACTATGGAGAAGGTCTTGTAGCCTGTTACCAACAATTGGAACGCTATGAAGATGCAGAGCATTTTTTGTTGAATAAAATTGAAGATTCCAACGCCTTCCCTACGTTCTTTATAGAATTGGGCTATAATTACACGTTACAAGACCAGCCTGAAAAAGCCACGATCTATTATGAAAATGCCATCAAAAAAATAGATGAAAACCCAAATTTTGGGTATAGTGTTGGGTATCGGTTCCAAAAATATGCGCTCTTGGACCAAGCCGTAATGGCATACAATCGAGCCATGGAACTTAATCCCGACCTAAACTACGATTATCAATTGGCAAGAATTTATGGGGAGAAGGGCAACATTGAACAAATGTACCAAGCGTACTTAAATCTAATATATGAAGGAAGAACCTCTCGCTCCAATGTCCTAAGGAATATTGATGATTTTATTTCGGAAGACCCAGAGGACACCAATAATGTGCTACTAAGAAAAGTACTGCTCAAGAATGCCCAAAAAAATCCAGATACACTTTGGAACGAATTATTGAGTTGGTTATTTATCCAACAGAAGCAATATTCCAGTGCCTTGGCACAAGAAAAAGCAATCTATAAACGTACTGGTGAAGGTTCATTGGACAGGTTGGAAAATTTAGGACAGATTGCTTTAGATGACAAACAACAAGAAATTGCAGCCTCTATTTTTGAATATATTGTCGAAAACAGTAACAGCGGTCAAGTTAGATTAAACGCCCAACTGCACTTGATCGATATTGAACTTGGAGGCGAAGGCAAGAAAAAGCTTGAAACTGTAGAAAAGAAATTTCAGGCCTTGATCGAAGAATATGGAATACAAAGCCGCACCTTACAGTTACAAATAGCCTACGCAAACTTCCTTACTTTCAAAAAGGAAACCCCAGCACCGGCCATAGCGATGCTAAAGGAAAGTTTGGAACTACCTATGGGAAGAACAGCCGTGGCCTATGTAAAACTGGCATTAGGGGATATTTTAGTGTACGATCAAAAATTCAATCAGGCACTCATCTATTTCACCCAAATCCAAAAAAGCTTAAAGAACGATGTATTGGGACAGGATGCCCGTTTTAAAGTGGCACAGACCAGTTTCTATAAGGGTGATTTTGATTGGGCATTGACACAGTTAAAAGTACTTAGGGGCTCCACCTCACAATTGATTGCCAACGATGCCATGCAATTGAGTCTTTTGATATCTGATAATTCTTTGGAAGATTCTACACAAACCGCACTCAAAAAATACGCTAGGGCAGATCTTTTGGCCTATCAAAACAAAAATAAAGAAGCCATTGAAGCATTGGAAGATATTCTACAAAACCATAAGGGCGAGAAAATAGAGGATGAAGCACTATTAAGGCAGGGACAGCTTTTAGAAACCCAAAAATCTTATGAAACAGCCGAATTCAATTATAAAAAGATTGTAGAATTCTATGCGGATGGCATTTTGGCGGATGATGCACATTTTGCATTGGGAGAACTGTACAGAAATATATTGGACGAGCCCGAGAAAGCAAAAACCCATTACGAAAAGATTATTTACAACTACCAGGACAGCTACTATTTTCCCAAGGCGCGAAAAAACTTTAGGAGGCTTAGGGGAGACATCATTAACTGA
- a CDS encoding DUF4286 family protein — MLIYNVTINIDESVHDQWLLWMQETHIPDMLATGKFSHAKMTKVLVEEETGGVTYSIQYTTKDRITLEAYYKEDAERLRADAQKYFPNKFVAFRTELEVISQQIP, encoded by the coding sequence ATGCTCATATATAATGTTACCATAAATATAGATGAAAGTGTTCATGACCAATGGTTGCTATGGATGCAGGAAACACATATTCCCGACATGTTGGCTACGGGAAAATTCTCCCATGCCAAAATGACCAAGGTCTTGGTCGAGGAAGAAACGGGCGGAGTCACTTATTCTATCCAATATACCACAAAGGATAGAATTACTTTAGAAGCCTATTACAAGGAAGATGCTGAACGATTACGGGCAGATGCACAAAAATATTTCCCAAATAAATTTGTTGCCTTTAGAACGGAATTGGAAGTAATAAGCCAACAAATCCCTTGA
- the rsmA gene encoding 16S rRNA (adenine(1518)-N(6)/adenine(1519)-N(6))-dimethyltransferase RsmA, which produces MSKKNKKKFGNGRPKKARNGHKEGEVKAKKHLGQHFLKDENIAKQIADTLSLNGYTNVLEIGPGMGVLTKYLLLKDLDLVAMDLDEESVVYLNHSFRLEHPKVFEKNDRLNIIEADFLKFDLKQLYGNEQFAITGNFPYNISSQIVFKMLEMRQQIPEFSGMFQKEVAQRICEKPGSKTYGILSVLVQAFYKAEYLFTVHPQVFDPPPKVQSGVLRLTRRASIKLDCDEHLFFKVVKLAFNQRRKTIRNSLKTFNLSDNLKEDTIFDQRPEQLSVADFITLTQKIANDSV; this is translated from the coding sequence GTGTCCAAAAAGAATAAGAAAAAGTTCGGCAATGGCAGACCCAAAAAAGCCAGGAACGGGCACAAAGAAGGTGAAGTAAAAGCAAAAAAGCACTTAGGCCAACACTTTCTTAAAGATGAAAATATTGCCAAACAAATTGCCGATACCCTATCGCTCAATGGCTACACCAATGTTTTGGAAATCGGCCCGGGCATGGGCGTACTTACCAAGTATCTGTTATTAAAAGATTTGGATTTGGTCGCCATGGACCTAGATGAAGAATCCGTAGTATATCTCAATCACAGTTTTAGATTGGAGCATCCAAAAGTATTTGAGAAAAATGATCGGCTGAACATTATCGAGGCAGACTTTCTAAAATTCGATTTAAAACAACTGTACGGAAATGAACAGTTCGCCATAACTGGAAACTTTCCCTATAATATCTCTAGTCAAATCGTCTTCAAAATGTTGGAGATGCGGCAGCAAATTCCTGAATTCTCGGGAATGTTTCAAAAAGAAGTAGCGCAACGCATCTGTGAAAAACCGGGCAGTAAAACCTACGGCATCTTATCTGTGCTCGTACAAGCTTTTTATAAAGCCGAGTATTTATTCACGGTACATCCACAGGTATTTGACCCTCCTCCAAAAGTACAATCAGGTGTTTTGCGATTGACCCGAAGAGCTTCTATAAAACTAGATTGTGATGAGCACCTATTTTTTAAGGTCGTAAAACTGGCATTCAACCAACGAAGAAAGACCATTCGTAACAGTCTTAAAACCTTCAACCTATCCGATAATCTAAAAGAAGATACTATATTTGACCAACGCCCGGAACAGCTAAGTGTAGCAGATTTTATAACGTTAACACAGAAGATAGCAAATGACTCCGTTTAA
- the mgtE gene encoding magnesium transporter, whose product MTPFKLTDELIADIQLMISEKRNTDLQLMMGEFHYADIAEIAEELTVEEATYLIKLLDSEKTSDILAEMDEDIRESVLNNLSVKEIAGELEELDTDDAADIVGELPKEIVQEVISEIEDREHAKDIVDLLRYDEDSAGGLMAKELVKVNENWNVLTCVKEMRAQAENVTRVHSIYVVDDEEKLKGRLSLKDLLTTSTKTHIKDIYIPKVDSVGVNEKSEEVAKIMSKYDLEAIPVVDEIGRLVGRITIDDIVDVIREEADKDYQMAAGISQDVEADDSIWELTRARLPWLILGLFGGAAAAYIMGGFEEMFSKYTVLFLFTPLIAAMAGNVGVQSSAIIVQGLANDDLKGSISNRLVKEIVLALLNGVILAIILLIFTWGWKGNFMTALAISISLIAVIVVAGFVGTFTPLFLHKRGVDPAIATGPFITTSNDIFGILIYFLIAKMILGI is encoded by the coding sequence ATGACTCCGTTTAAACTCACAGACGAGCTTATAGCTGATATTCAATTAATGATATCAGAAAAAAGGAATACCGATCTTCAGTTGATGATGGGCGAGTTCCACTATGCGGATATCGCAGAAATTGCAGAAGAGCTTACGGTAGAGGAAGCTACCTATCTTATTAAACTTTTGGATAGTGAAAAAACCTCGGACATTCTTGCTGAAATGGATGAGGATATCCGAGAGTCTGTGCTGAACAATCTTTCGGTAAAAGAGATTGCCGGTGAGCTTGAAGAATTGGATACGGATGATGCTGCCGATATTGTTGGTGAACTTCCAAAAGAAATTGTTCAGGAGGTCATATCCGAAATTGAGGATAGGGAGCATGCCAAAGACATCGTTGACCTTTTACGCTATGATGAGGACTCAGCGGGTGGACTTATGGCAAAAGAATTGGTAAAAGTCAATGAAAATTGGAACGTGCTCACCTGTGTAAAGGAAATGAGGGCACAAGCAGAAAATGTAACCCGTGTACATTCTATCTATGTGGTCGATGACGAAGAAAAACTCAAAGGCCGACTTTCATTAAAAGATTTGCTCACGACTTCGACAAAGACACATATTAAAGACATTTATATTCCAAAGGTAGATTCTGTAGGCGTTAATGAAAAATCTGAAGAGGTTGCCAAAATAATGTCCAAATACGATTTGGAAGCCATTCCCGTTGTAGACGAGATTGGTCGCCTTGTGGGTCGTATTACCATCGATGATATTGTGGATGTTATTCGGGAAGAGGCCGATAAAGATTATCAAATGGCCGCAGGTATCTCACAAGATGTAGAAGCGGATGACAGTATTTGGGAACTGACACGTGCACGCCTGCCCTGGTTGATTTTAGGGCTTTTCGGTGGAGCGGCGGCAGCCTACATCATGGGGGGATTTGAAGAAATGTTCAGTAAATACACCGTTCTGTTTTTATTTACACCATTGATTGCCGCTATGGCAGGAAATGTAGGGGTGCAATCCAGTGCCATCATTGTCCAAGGTTTGGCAAATGACGACTTAAAGGGAAGCATAAGCAATAGATTGGTAAAGGAAATCGTATTGGCGCTTTTAAATGGAGTCATATTGGCGATAATCCTATTGATTTTTACCTGGGGATGGAAAGGCAATTTTATGACCGCACTTGCCATTTCCATTTCATTGATTGCCGTAATTGTTGTAGCTGGATTTGTAGGCACGTTCACTCCGCTATTTCTACACAAACGCGGTGTTGACCCAGCAATAGCTACAGGCCCTTTTATAACGACCAGTAACGATATTTTTGGAATCCTAATCTATTTTTTG